The region TTGGAAACTAATTATTTTCTCTCTTCAATATTATAATAAAAGCAAAAATGGGTTGATGGGTAAAATGGGTAAATTATTTTTTCAGAAGCAAAATATATGCAGTCTACGGACCACGTCTGCAGACCTTTGCAGTAGAAGAGTTGGACCAAATGTCTACAATCTGAAAGAAGAAGATTTTTGTTTTTTCACACCTGCAGGCTGCTagaataaactaaaatctaattaaaccattttttttaaacttaaaagagttatttaataattttatgactttattatagataatTAACAAATGTAGAtctatttttatgtattattatataaaaagtgaaaataaaatggtatgaattaacgtatatatttgataaaaccaAACAAACGTTGGTCGCAAAGATATACATAAACATTATAATTAAGGATAAAATAATTTAACATGTAAAATGAATggaaataaactttgattttaaatgaaactttcaacattttcattttaccttttcaattaaataaattaaaaaccggtcataaatatttatctaataaatgaatgatattgtattaaataatgttttataaaatttgatacAAAAAGTATAAGACAATATTACAATTTttcttttatatctatataaacAGCTCTAACGATCATTATTGtaattaaatctttatttataaatttgtcacaaAAGTTATAATGGTATTgtcaaattttttttctttaagtaTTATAACTTTTTTTCCAAATTGTTTGTCatagataaagttggaataaatctaagttaagaaaaaaaaacaaaaaacactatgatatatgtgctttttaGGCCAGAAGATGCCTGAATAGGTTTAAAGACTTTGGTCTATATTTATGCCAACTTAAAGAAGCCTAATGGTCTGCACAGCGCAGACAAAAAAGAGTAAGAAaatctgcagacaaaaaacaaacaccacgTTCTAATTTGTGTTGATCTTTTAAATTTTAATCCAAAAACCCTTTGTATAACACCAAATTCGACTAAACTTAAAGACATCAAAAGAGTATCCCTCATcataccaaaaataaaatttgcGGTACATATGTGGTCGCGTATCTTATTAATTATGCCATAGTTCGTTGCAACCATTTGTATTCAATGAACCGAAAGTTATTTTGTTCACTAACTTCGTGGACTACAAGTCGTTGATCCATCGTGATTCATGAATAATACCAAGTTGTATATATTGCCATCTATACCTTAACAATATCTTACTTCAATGagataaaatgtttaagttgatctCATTTTATGTATTCACGATTATTATGATCAAGAGTCTATCAACCATTTTGCGTGAATTACAATGATGTACAGTTTTGATAGAATCAAGAACAAATCACGGGATGCCAATAACAACAGGGATGAACGGGAACATATAATAGCTAAGCGGTGCCAACCTCCATAACATTCTATTGGCAAAGGCAGATCGACCCGATGTTTCCTCCAACTACATCATTTTGAGCCCCACATTTGTTACAAATTTCGTGAATTACAATTAATGATACATgagaatatatataaatatttcatGTTCTAACACGAATCCTGACAAAAAAATGATACGACCACAGAAAAATTGTTAGTTTAATAACGGTAATTAACCTCAcaacattaataaatatataacaaaCAAGAGACGTGGAGATATAGCATTTGGATACCAATATAAATCCAAAAAACAAAGATATTAAACATATTATACATCTTAAACATCTATATAAGTAACTTAACATATATAAGTCACTTCACACACGACATAAACTTAGATAACAAGTTATTAAACACAAGAACATAAAGTCAAGAAACAATCACGGGATGCCAATGATAGGCATGAAGGGAATATAATAGCTCGACGGGGCCAACCCCCATTCTCGTGGCAAAGGTAGATCAACGGTCTTGGATGCATCATTCGGGGTCCCACATTTCCCTTCATGGTTTTGTGATAAAGGGCATGATGTATAGAAGCTCAATGGTTGAGATGTAGTGTAGGAGTCAGTTTCATCGACCTTCATGATGTTAGTGACCATGGTCTTTCTTGAGACGTAGAGTTGTTTAGGTCCACCCAAGATCTTGGCTTGACAATTGTTTGAGGGTAGTTGGGTCTCAAAGGCACCATGATCATTGGTTGTAACCATGACCACGTTTTCCATTTGGTTGCACTTCACTAGTATCTTGATGCCTATATGAGCAAgtgaaaagaagaaaaagatgagATGGTGACTAGTGAGAAGTGTTGTTCTTTATTGGCTTGTACTTTATACATCAAAACTTGTCTTCCATGCATGTTGACTTGTACTTTGAAGTTTGAACCAACACTAACCAAAAGGAAAATTATTCATATTCTAAAATGTTATTGATTAAattcatcataaaacaagatgGTTATAGAAGACGAGATGTGACATAAGATATGAACTATAAAATCTGTCGTATTCTATTATTCCATATAGTACACCATTTGTGTTACATGTCGAGATCCAATAATTTAATTAACAAAGGAACCACATAATTATTGATTCATAAAATTTCTGTTTCTTTTTTGTCTTTTTCTTAATTATGAGTTTTGTTTTGATTATACGGGTGTTATATACATTAGAAACGAagataaatatataataattacccaaattttattttaaaaagttgaATGTGGCATGTGATTTGAAAACAAAACCATGTACAaccaaaaaaaatacaagtcatacgagaatttttaagttatgaaaccATACCTGCAAGGTTAGAACCGTCAAGACAGTCGAGACAACTCACTGAGTCTTTCAGAAGATGGCATATCGAGAACTCAACCATCGATAGAGCCAATGCAAACAAGAGCATTTGAGCTTGCATCTTCACAGCCATGTCTAAATCAAAACCCAAGATGTAACAATAAAAAGCCAATGTATTTTGAAATATAAGTTAATAGATGGATAATGAGGGTGTACAAATATTTATAAGGAAAGGAATATGATCGTAATAAATAAAACAGGGACCCAAAGCCACAAGGGGTGGTTGATTTATAAATGTGAATTCAACCATGAAACCAACAACTTCTTTTAATTCATTATAGGAGTGTCCCCAAAAGAACCAAAAAGCAAACCAAAAATTGGAAAAAACCGAAGAATTgagttgttttgaaaaaaaaaagattgtctgatttttgagattttataaacCGAAATCTTAGGTTATACGTAGTATTTGATTTTGTtgtaaagaaaacaaaaagaaaacccaccaaaccaaaacaaaaaattatacatttaataTTAAAATCACTTGGTAACTCGCCTTATAAAAATGAATGGCTACCTATAGGATGCGAGGTCTTAGGTTCTAATCAATAATCAATAATCATAAATAAGGGACATTGACACGTTTAAGATATTCATGAGACTTATGGCAGATTGATGTGTTTCGCTTTGATTGTGCTACGGTAATTtggattataatttttttttatataaaataggtTTATTATTTTTAACTGTATGTTAATTTATTAGcttgtatgattttttttttttttttttttttttttttttttttttttttttcattttcaacttgGTTTTCATAAAGATTGTTTATAAAAACAGTTCTATTTTAAAGGGAAAATGATTTAGAATTGTAATTATCTATTCGTTTTATTCATATTTAGGCAAAAAAAAATTTACATGATTAATCAATAAACTTACTAAATATGTTCAAATGTTACAGTTGTGACCGTTTATCTAAGGTTACAACTTACTTTACGTATATGTGATATCTTCGTGGCAAATTAAAAGGAAAAACCGACTTACAGGAataattatctatttattttgtttatatttaaacAATTTTGTTCTGTACACGTTTGTCCATTATAATTGTTAGGAGTGCTCAAATGTTTTAATTTGTAAGTAATTTCCAATTTTGATGATTAACTTTGTAATATATCTTCTAAAATTTGATGTtactttaatttaaatttatttttaatgtatttttatatattattacaaataAATTTGATTTCGTTGAATCTTCTAAAAGAATAAATACCTAAGAATTTGCCATAGGATAAATAACTACGAAATTTGTTATAGAAAAatagttttgaatttttcaaGGGAAATACAGTTATGAAATTTACCGTGGAAAAATGACCACATGATTATGGTTACAAAATTTGCTACGGAGAAATGGATACAAAAATATGGCTATGAAATTTGCTATGAAAATATGGCTTAAAGATAACATTTAAAAATCCTTTAATGGCTAAAaacatttttaattaaaagtaAAACTCTGGAaaccatcaaaaacttcaaacaaaataaaacattttttaaaagTAATACAATGAATAATCACAATTGATATCATGACACTTATTTATCTAATTAGACTCTATGTTATTCCAAATCTAATTAATGACATATTATATATGTTTGTGTAACTATTTTTTCTTCTTAATCTGCACCATGATGTATGTTTTTCATGCGGGTATATGTTAAAATAATACATTTGGATGAAAAACTTAGTAAGTCATACAATGGTTAGAcatcataaaatatatatatatatatatatatatatatatatatatatatatatatatatatatatatatataacatcaaatatattaaatataaccCTTTGTAAACCATGTGTAGAACAACATTAATATTTATACATGTGTAGAACAAcattttttcgatttttagggttgtggatcaaagggtttttgaaaaccctagcctccaaagaaccctaatcgaaattagggttagggttttgaaaaccctagcctcctcccttgaaaatttcaaaatatgctataaagattagggtttatttgttttggataatagttgccttattggataattgagaaaaataaagaaattatcctatccccatattttcgaaatctagaagggatatggattaggattaaattaattgtttaatttaattagataatccttacaagatttaataaattaattaaaagttaattaatagataaatattaaatctaattaattggtttatttaaatttaaaatttaatagtttaaatttcgaaaaaatttatataaacccttgaagttttaaaatgtttttaaaacacaccttatatatatatatatatatatatatatatatatatatatatatatattataattaaaagttaaatattatatatgtataagaatatggtcagtcaaatcgctagtatgcctcattcacgaagctagtctataaggggggtataaggaaactgcctataaaatggtagttgaatgggtgtccactctcacccaccgcttccttgattagtggagggtcattagcagaacggatttgataggacaactacttcccattaaaagtataatgctattaaagaaagtactagaacactatttttcaaaatcccaactctagttactttaggaaaaatgtgaaaagtatgctaatccatgaaattgcacattatgctttattggtcgttagtggagcgtgtgtggttaaccggcacactaaaaggcactaataaagagtagtaatgggtatcttataattatcattttgatggagcgtgtgtggtttaccggcacatcaatagttaatgataaagacaataaggctaccaagcacatttgcatggttatttacatctagtttgtgatcctcggtatcccagtcacaaatagtagagcataatccgagattaaaacatgcattaaatagttttaatgtatctcaaaagaattaggaatttcacttcgtttattttgtctaatggtggaattggtgaatcatcattcacctacctttatgagatttgaacgtggatctcggcatcccatttctaagttgtaaatcgtcatagttgggtcctaaccttgatatgatatctttgggttattatattgaggt is a window of Lactuca sativa cultivar Salinas chromosome 1, Lsat_Salinas_v11, whole genome shotgun sequence DNA encoding:
- the LOC111918498 gene encoding uncharacterized protein LOC111918498: MAVKMQAQMLLFALALSMVEFSICHLLKDSVSCLDCLDGSNLAGIKILVKCNQMENVVMVTTNDHGAFETQLPSNNCQAKILGGPKQLYVSRKTMVTNIMKVDETDSYTTSQPLSFYTSCPLSQNHEGKCGTPNDASKTVDLPLPREWGLAPSSYYIPFMPIIGIP